One genomic window of Polyangium aurulentum includes the following:
- the proC gene encoding pyrroline-5-carboxylate reductase codes for MKEHGERMKGRRIGFLGGGSMAGALIRGLLHSSTVTADQIQASDVKEERRAELERVYGIKATDDNEALVRWADVVVISVKPQIVDRVLGSIAAGLGEGDLVVSVAAGVPIEAIEARLPSSARVIRSMPNTAAIALAGATAIAPGSHATREDVEVARALFEAVGRCVVLDESLLDAVTGLSGSGPAYVMLMIEALADGGVKVGLGRDTALLLAAQTVYGAAKLQLETGEHPGRLKDMVTSPGGTAIAGLHTLEAGGLRRTLIDAVEAAATRSAELGEQMAKKLKR; via the coding sequence ATGAAAGAGCACGGCGAGCGAATGAAGGGGCGGCGCATCGGATTCCTGGGCGGCGGCAGCATGGCGGGCGCGCTCATCCGCGGCCTTCTGCACTCGTCGACGGTCACGGCAGATCAGATCCAGGCGAGCGACGTCAAGGAAGAGCGGCGCGCCGAGCTCGAGCGCGTCTACGGGATCAAGGCCACCGACGACAACGAGGCGCTCGTTCGCTGGGCGGACGTGGTCGTGATCTCGGTGAAGCCGCAGATCGTCGACCGGGTGCTCGGCTCCATCGCGGCGGGGCTCGGCGAGGGCGATCTCGTGGTGTCGGTGGCGGCGGGCGTGCCGATCGAGGCGATCGAGGCGCGGCTACCGAGCTCGGCGCGCGTCATCCGCTCGATGCCGAACACGGCGGCCATCGCTCTCGCGGGGGCGACCGCGATCGCGCCCGGCTCGCATGCGACGCGCGAGGACGTCGAGGTGGCGCGGGCGCTGTTCGAGGCGGTGGGCAGGTGCGTGGTGCTCGACGAGTCGCTGCTCGACGCGGTCACGGGCCTCAGCGGCAGCGGCCCGGCGTACGTGATGCTGATGATCGAGGCGCTCGCGGACGGCGGGGTGAAGGTCGGCCTCGGGCGCGACACGGCGCTCTTGCTCGCGGCGCAGACGGTGTACGGCGCGGCGAAGCTCCAGCTCGAGACGGGCGAGCACCCTGGGAGGCTCAAGGACATGGTGACGAGCCCGGGCGGCACCGCGATCGCGGGCCTGCACACGCTCGAGGCGGGCGGCTTGCGGCGCACGCTCATCGACGCCGTGGAGGCTGCGGCCACGCGCTCGGCCGAGCTTGGCGAGCAGATGGCGAAGAAGCTCAAGCGATAG